The Pedosphaera parvula Ellin514 genome segment TGGCTTTAAAGCATTGTGGACAAAAGTCAGAACATAAACCTAAAATAAAAATGCCGTTACTTCACCGATTCCACATGCCAGTCAAAGAAAAGCTGGTTCCGCACAACGCCGTGCACTTTGTTCATCGGGATTAGACTGAAGTAGAGACCGCCGGGAAAGGCGTTTTGCTGGTCGGCATCCGTGATGGCCATGCTGGTGGAAGGGCTTTTTATCTCAGCCACTTTTTTCGGTGGCTCATCGGGACCTGGGGGCAGGCGATAAAATGGACTGGAATAAGGGTAACCAAAGGGACGAGTGACAATGTCGGTAATCACGTTGGTCACCTCGGCGCTGAGTAGATAAGAAACGGGACGGATCAAGGACTCAGGCGGTTGTCCCGGCTGTTCATGGCATTGGAGCAGTCCGGTTGGACAAATCGCGACCTGGCCGGTGCAGACGTTCGGTGACGGGGCAGGCAGGCTTAGATAAGGAGCAAGGTAATAAAGCATGCGCTCGGTCTCGTTATTGTAGGTGTAATAAAGCCCCTGCCACATGGGGCCGGGAAGTTGGTCGCCGTTGTCGCCCACGTACATGTGAATGGCGAGAGAAAGCTGTTTGAGATTGCTCGTGCATTGTGTTTGCGTCGCCTTTTGTTTGCCTTTCAACAAAGCAGGCAAGAGGAGCGCTGCAAGAATGGCGATGATGGCAATGACTACCAACAACTCGGTGAGAGTAAATGCAATGTGTCCCTTTGACTTTTTCAAATCAGATTTTGTTCCCGCTGCCATAGAATTACCCTCTTACTTGAAGGCGTGAGCATCGTGCCTACCCCTCTGGAAGGCAAGAAGATACTCCCACGACATAATGAACTAACACCAATTGACAGCATTGGTTGCGCTGTTATGGTTGCGACCTCCAAATATGGAGAACCAGAGGATGACTATCTACATTATCGCGTTTGCAATCATTTTTGCCGTTCTAATCGGTTTACGGTTTCTAGATGGCTCTCCCGTGCGGTCGTGGAAGATGGTTTTCCTGATTGGCATCCCGCTCAGTCTATTCTTCGGATATTATTACAATCGTGCTTTGCCGGAAAAACCTGCGGCGTTGCCTCAGTCAACGAAGGCTGCAAACTATAGGCTGGAGCTGGAACGGACCTGCCGCAGAATTGCCGGGGTGCAAAGTGCCGTTATTGAAGGCAACACCATCCTGATGGATTTTGCCGAGGACAAACCCGTCGCTGAATTTAAAAGACTTGCCCAGGAAACTGGCGGCACCGCCTCCTATTTCCTGAAAACCAACAAGGACAGTATAAAAATAACGGTCCACATCTCGGTAAAGGGACGGGACCGTTATGAAATGAATTATGAATCGAATCGCGGCGTGACGGATGAAAGAGAACTCTGATCAGTCGAGACCACTGGCTACTTTCGCCCGTTTCAAAACCTTGTCCGCCAGCGAGCGCGCACGTGTCGCACTATCGGTGAGAACGGCATTCACGTAATCGAGATTCGCCACCAACTCAGCGCGCTTGGCACGAGCCGAGGAAAAATAGTTCCAATAATGTTCGAACAAAGCCTTCTTCAGATCTCCATAGCCCAGGCCGCCGGCACGGAGTCGCTCTTCAAAATCCTTTGCCACGTCCGCAGGCGCGACGAGTTTTAACAACTGGATGGCCGTGTTTTTGTCTGCATCTGGTTTGGGTTCGGCCGGGGTGCGGCTGTCCATCACCAAACCCATGATCTTTTTACGCGTCGCTTTTTCTTCACCAAAAATCTCGATGGTGTTGCCATAGCTCTTGCTCATCTTTTGGCCATCGGTTCCTGGAATCAGCGCGGTTTCCTCCCGGATTTGCGGCTCAGGAATTACAAAGGTCTGACCATATTGCTCGTTGAACTTGACAGCGATATCCCGGGTGACTTCCACGTGCTGCTTCTGATCTTTACCAACTGGAACGATGTTCGAATCGTAAATCAAAATGTCCGCCGCCATCAGCACTGGGTAGGCAAACAGACCGTGATAAGGGGAAATGCCACGTGCCAGCTTATCCTTATAGCTGGTGCAGCGTTCCAGAAGTCCCATGGGGGTCAGGGTAGTCAATATCCATGCGAGCTCCGTCACCTCCGGCACATCGGATTGCTTAAAGAAAACTGATTTTTTAGGATCCAATCCACAGGCAAGAAAGTCCAACGCCACATCCAATGTATTCTTGCGCCGCGGTTCGGCCTCGAACAGCGACGTCATGGAGTGGTAATTGGCGATAAAATAATAGGCCTCGCCCCTTTCCTGCAATTCAATGGCCGGACGCATCATCCCGAAATAATTTCCGAGATGCAGAGCGCCGGACGGTTGTATGCCTGATAAAATTCGCATCGAGCGCAAGGTAACAGGGGAAGGCGATTCGTTCAAACGTTTTGCGACTCACCTGCCGTTCTTTCCTGTCATATTGGGCTAACTCTACGAATCCTCTCCGCAGTGTATCACTTTAACCGGGTCGAAAACGATGGCACTGCAATCGCGGGCGGTGGCCCATTTCGTTAACCGCTGTTCCATTGCGGCACGTTCAGCCTCAGTGATTGGAGCGTATTGGGTTTGTTCCAGTTCGCGCCTTGAAAATAAATAAAGACGACGGTGCCTTCCTTCGAGCCGTCGAACTTGTAAGACAACTCTGCCATCCGGGCTCCGTCCCTGTATTCCAGAACCTCCTTTAGACAAGAGACGCCAAATCTCTTATCTACCCTGCTCTCATGCCAAAACGTCTTTAATAGCCATGCCACGATAAGCAGGAGGAACAAACCAACAATCACAGCGAAAAGCACAACTAGTTCCATATTCTATCAAGACTTAGGCCCTTCAGCCCGCACGTAATCGACGCACTTTTTGATGTCGTCCAGCAGATGGTCGGTGGTGTTTTCGTATTCGATGGAGATGTGGCCATTGAAGTTTTGACGCTTCAACTCGTTGAGAATCGCTTTGATGTCAGAGACGCCGGTGCCGTAGGGCTGGTCCATGGCTTTGGGCCCCCATTCGTTCATGTCCTTCAGGTGAACGAAAAGCACGCGGCCTTGGAGAATTTTCAGGGCCTCCACCGGCTTGATGCCGCTACGAACAAGGTGACCGGTATCGACGCAGGCGCCAATGTGATGGTCACGGTTTTTGATGAGTGAGAGGGTGTAATGCGGGTCCCAGTTTTTGTACTCAGGTTTTTCAGGTTCCTTCTTGTGGTTGTGGAGGCAAAACTGGATGTCATATTCCTTGGCCAGCTTCTCGATGATGTCCAATTGATCTTCCGGCGGCTCACCGGTCAAGCCGCGCAGCCCCATTTTGCGTGCCCATTCAAAGACTTTGCGCGGCGACTTCTCGTCCTTGCTACCCTTGACGAAGTTGGCATTGCCCACATAGGCGTTTACCAGCTTGATGCCGGCGGCATCGAGTTTTTCGCGGATCAGTTTGATGTTGGCGTCGGAAAGGTTTGCGTTTACTTCCACGTTTCCGGTGCCGGGGCTTAATTTTTGCCAGGTATAAATTTCAATGACCTTGCCGCCGCAGGCTTTGGTTTTATCGATGGCCTCAAACAACGTGTTCTCACGAAAGCTGTAGGCTTGGCAACCCAGCGCGAAGCCACCCACCTTGTCGCTGTCTGTGATTGCGGGACGATTCGAGGCTGTGGAAGCGCTAGGTTCAGCATGGCAGAGGGCCAAGAACAAGAGGCAGAAGCCGAGACTTAGGATTTGTTTCATAGGTGAACTTGAATCTATTTCTGCACAACGGGGGCGGAATTGGTAGGAAAAGTTTTGAACAATAGAATCGTTCCTTGACAGAGGAGAAGTGGTTCAGCTTACTGCCAACCGATGGCGCACCTTAAAATCCGGATATTGGTTGCGTGCCTGCTGCTTGGAATGGCAACTGGCTTGGTAATGCAACATCAATCTCTAAGGAAGTTGCAGAATGAGGTCAGCAAACTGAGTCGGGACCACCAGTTTGTCAACGAGGTTGTGATGGAGAACAAGCGGCTCTCAAATCTTTTAGCCCAAGCTCATAGCACGCAGGTTACTTCCAACGGCTGGTTCCGCGAATTGCTGCGGCTTCGGGGTGAAGTGACCAGCTTGCGCAATCAACGAGAGCAAACGAGTTTCGTGGATAGGCAAAGCAATTCTCATCCGCTGTCGACGCTGGAACATTTCTCGCAGGCCCCTGTTGCGAAGGAGTCCTTCGCATTTGCCGGATATGGCTCTCCGGAATCCGCATTTCAGACGGCACTTTGGGCCATGAGCAATGGGGACACGAATGCGATCCTGGCAAGCCTGACTCCTGACGAGAGGGTGAAAAAGGAGAAGGAATGGACGGGCCTGTCTGAAGCCGAAGTTTTAACACGAACCACAAACGACCTGAGTGAAATCCGTGGTTATCGCATCATTGGAAGAGAAGTCATATCGGATGATGAAGTGGAACTAAAAGTTGATTTTGACGCTGATCTCACAAAGATGAAAATGAGAGTAAAGCGCGTTGATGGAGAATGGAAATTCGTGGGACAGCCGGAAAAACAATGACATTGGGCGAGGCGCAAAACCCTTTCGTTCATTTTTTGCGTGGAACGGTTTTAATGGCAGGCTTCACGGCCGGTTTGTTTGTGGCGGCTGGTGACTTCATAACCGGGCGAACAGGTTGTGGCGGTTTCACGACGTTGATTTTGCACTCCACCTTGCCCGGTGGATTCATCGATTGAACGAGGCTTTGCACGATCATCAGGTCGTTGCTTGAAAAAACAGTGCCAGTAACACAGAAGGAACCTTCCGACCACAATGGTCCTGAATCCTTACCATAACCCAGGGCTCTGACCTGCCGAAACCGGGGATCGGCGAGGAATTGTGCATTCAAGCCCGCCGCCATTTCGCGGCCATGCCGCACCTTGGCCTGATATTCGCTTTCACTGCGAAACCAGGCAAAAGCGAGCAATCCGAGCAACACTACTGCCAACGCAATGATTACAGCCGAACGACGCATGCAAAGAATGAGGATGGGTGGTTGTCAGCGGCATTCCAAGTCAATAAAGCGCGACGCCATGGATTCATTTGCGTCGGGTGGGTTATGACGACCTGAGCGCATCATCGGCCACGCTTTTTTTCGATCATAACTCCGATCACCGCGCCGACAACGGCACAGGCAACTCCTACCAATGTCACTGCCACAGTGTGCATGAAGCCGGATCCACTCTGCGTGGAGTCTCCAAGAGCGTTTGGCTTGAGTATCTGGAAGATGATGATGCCCACCAAAAGGAACGCCCAGGAGGTTCCCTTGGCGATCTTGCCAGGTTTGTACGGGGACGGATTGGAATCATTCATGGCGCTGAAAAAGATACCGTTGCTGCCCTTCATGCCAATAGAAAACTACGGTGGATTGTGCCAGAATCCCACACGCTATTTCCGATTCAGAGCGTTCGCGTAAGTGGAGGAGATAGGCAACCGCATCTTCGAGCGATTATCAACCTGCTGAGGACTTCTTAAGAGTCCCGGAGCGCACTTCCCAGCGATGGAGGTCGCGGCCGAGTTCGCGGGGCCAGTTTTCTTCGGTGCAGGTCATGAAGACTTGGCCGCGAGTATGATGAGCGCGCTCGAGCAAAGGGAGCAGACCGCTGCGACGCTTCGCATCGAGTTCGCCCATGATATCGTCGATAAGGAGGATGGGGGCAGAACCATGAAGTCCGGTGAGGTATTCGGCCTGGGCCATTTTGAGGGCGATGGCCAGGGTGCGCTTCTGTCCTTCGCTGCCGAATTGGGCAGCGGAGCGGTCGTTGAGGAGGAGTTGCACTTCGTCGCGATGCGGGCCGATGAGCGTGGACCGGTAGGTGCGTTCGCGCGCCCGGGTTTGAGCGAGTTCCACAGCGAAATCTTTCTTCACACTCGGCTGGTATTCGAGACGGAGTTCTTCGGCATCGTTGGAGATGCGCCGATAAGCCAGTCTCGCGAGCGGCGAAAGTTTGGGGATCAACTCATGCCGCATGCGGATGAGGTCATTGCCAAGTTTCACCAACTCCGCAGTGAAGCTCTCGAGGGCGGATTCATCCTGAACACGTTGCTTGAGCAGGGCATTACGGGAGCGGAGGGCACTGGCATAGCGCTGAAGCAATGGCAGGTAGGTAGGATGAGTTTGCGACAGGAGGAGGTCCACAAAACGACGGCGAGCGCGGGAAGTGCCTTTGACCAGTTGCAAATCCTCCGTGCAGAAGATGACCACGCGAATGGCACCGAAGTAATCGGCCAGCTTGCGGATCGGTTGATTATCCAGACTAAGTTTGCGCTCGGCAGGAGACCAATACATTTTGATTTCGTGATCCCCCTGCCCCACGACCTTGCCGCCGACGAAATAACCTTTCTGTCCGTGCCGCACCATCTGTGAACCACCAACGCCGCGGAACGAGCGCAAGGTGGCCATCAAATAGATTGCTTCCAGGATGTTGGTCTTGCCCTGGGCATTGTCGCCGAGCAAGACCTGGAATCCCGGGGCAAAGTCCACGTCCAACCGCGGGTAATTGCGGAAGTCGCGAAGTCTGAGATGAGCCAGATGCACGTGTATGACTTACGCCAAGGAAGGAGATTGTTCAATGGTTTCGAGTTCCCGGGTGGACGTTATACGAAGGGGAGTTGGGGTTTTCAGGTCATGGATAGTAAGCCGGTTGGGAAACCGGCGCTCCCTTCCTGGACCAAATGTCAAAATCAGGAGTCGGCGGCCAATCTTGCCTGGCTTTCAGGGTTGGTCTGGCTGCAAGGATTGTTTGAGATCGAGCATCGGCTGTTGGCTGATCACAATCATGCCGCCGCGCGGGCGGTCGAGATCAGCGATGAGCGTGATGACCACCGCAATAAGCAATGGCAGCACGACATTGGCGAAAGCGCCACGTTCGCCGCTGGCCCCGGCACCATAGCCACTGGCGCAGCAACCGCAGGCCGCCACGGCCAGCACCAGCAACCAGACGGCGCCTGGCACGCGGGTACGCCGCGCATTCATGCGCGTGGCATCGAGATCGATGGTATCGTTAAGTGCGTTGAAAAAGATAGCAGTGATCGGAGTGGGAGCTTCCTTCCCTGCTGACACGGCATGAGCCCATAACTCGCGTTGAATCTGCGCAGTTGCCCGCTCGGCAGCGGCCAGTTTGCCCTGGTCCTCGCCAGCCCGGAAAAAATCGAGACGCACATCCACATAGCGCCTTAGCAGGTCTTCGACGCCAGTCTTGTGAGCATCTGGGAGAACTGCGGCCCGGAGGTAAGTGGTGCCAATGGAATTTGCCTCCTGAAGCACCAACGCGCGCCGCGACTCGTAACGCCCCACCGACATGGCGAACGTAAAACCGAGCAACAGACCGAGCAGCCCCAGCATTGCGCCTTGAATCCCCCCAATCTGATCTTTGCGCGCCTGATCATTTGACAGATGGAGCCGCAGGCCAAAGTTAAAACCGAGTTCTGCCGCCGCCAGCAGCACGATAGAGACGATGGCAATGACGTGCCATTGACTGGCAAAGATGCGACTAAGGATGGTGTCAAGCATGCGACATGATCATAGTTTAAGAATTATCCCCCTTTGGTGGCTACTCACACGGCATCGTGATCGCCGGTTGATACACTATCCGCTACACGAACGAGACTTCAACCAACTGCGAGGCACAACGAAACCATGCCGCAGTGTTCTAAGCCGAAAACCGTGTTCAGAGTGCTACCGTGGTGTAAATCGTTTCGCCGTCTTGCATGGTGGGACGGTAGTAGATCTCGTTGGCGCGGAAATAGACCTGGCCGTTGATGTTGGTTTCGACTGCGCTCCTGGGCAATGAAGGTACGGTAATCCCGATTGGCGGGCTTACCACGATGTAATCGGAATCTTTTTGCTGGTAGTAGGTGCCGTCGGCGACGATGTAGGGGACGTTGTTCACGACCACAGGTTGGCCGTGGGGCGGCGG includes the following:
- a CDS encoding prepilin-type N-terminal cleavage/methylation domain-containing protein, with the protein product MAAGTKSDLKKSKGHIAFTLTELLVVIAIIAILAALLLPALLKGKQKATQTQCTSNLKQLSLAIHMYVGDNGDQLPGPMWQGLYYTYNNETERMLYYLAPYLSLPAPSPNVCTGQVAICPTGLLQCHEQPGQPPESLIRPVSYLLSAEVTNVITDIVTRPFGYPYSSPFYRLPPGPDEPPKKVAEIKSPSTSMAITDADQQNAFPGGLYFSLIPMNKVHGVVRNQLFFDWHVESVK
- the trpS gene encoding tryptophan--tRNA ligase, producing the protein MRILSGIQPSGALHLGNYFGMMRPAIELQERGEAYYFIANYHSMTSLFEAEPRRKNTLDVALDFLACGLDPKKSVFFKQSDVPEVTELAWILTTLTPMGLLERCTSYKDKLARGISPYHGLFAYPVLMAADILIYDSNIVPVGKDQKQHVEVTRDIAVKFNEQYGQTFVIPEPQIREETALIPGTDGQKMSKSYGNTIEIFGEEKATRKKIMGLVMDSRTPAEPKPDADKNTAIQLLKLVAPADVAKDFEERLRAGGLGYGDLKKALFEHYWNYFSSARAKRAELVANLDYVNAVLTDSATRARSLADKVLKRAKVASGLD
- a CDS encoding sugar phosphate isomerase/epimerase family protein, encoding MKQILSLGFCLLFLALCHAEPSASTASNRPAITDSDKVGGFALGCQAYSFRENTLFEAIDKTKACGGKVIEIYTWQKLSPGTGNVEVNANLSDANIKLIREKLDAAGIKLVNAYVGNANFVKGSKDEKSPRKVFEWARKMGLRGLTGEPPEDQLDIIEKLAKEYDIQFCLHNHKKEPEKPEYKNWDPHYTLSLIKNRDHHIGACVDTGHLVRSGIKPVEALKILQGRVLFVHLKDMNEWGPKAMDQPYGTGVSDIKAILNELKRQNFNGHISIEYENTTDHLLDDIKKCVDYVRAEGPKS
- the recF gene encoding DNA replication/repair protein RecF (All proteins in this family for which functions are known are DNA-binding proteins that assist the filamentation of RecA onto DNA for the initiation of recombination or recombinational repair.), whose protein sequence is MHLAHLRLRDFRNYPRLDVDFAPGFQVLLGDNAQGKTNILEAIYLMATLRSFRGVGGSQMVRHGQKGYFVGGKVVGQGDHEIKMYWSPAERKLSLDNQPIRKLADYFGAIRVVIFCTEDLQLVKGTSRARRRFVDLLLSQTHPTYLPLLQRYASALRSRNALLKQRVQDESALESFTAELVKLGNDLIRMRHELIPKLSPLARLAYRRISNDAEELRLEYQPSVKKDFAVELAQTRARERTYRSTLIGPHRDEVQLLLNDRSAAQFGSEGQKRTLAIALKMAQAEYLTGLHGSAPILLIDDIMGELDAKRRSGLLPLLERAHHTRGQVFMTCTEENWPRELGRDLHRWEVRSGTLKKSSAG
- a CDS encoding DUF4239 domain-containing protein; this encodes MLDTILSRIFASQWHVIAIVSIVLLAAAELGFNFGLRLHLSNDQARKDQIGGIQGAMLGLLGLLLGFTFAMSVGRYESRRALVLQEANSIGTTYLRAAVLPDAHKTGVEDLLRRYVDVRLDFFRAGEDQGKLAAAERATAQIQRELWAHAVSAGKEAPTPITAIFFNALNDTIDLDATRMNARRTRVPGAVWLLVLAVAACGCCASGYGAGASGERGAFANVVLPLLIAVVITLIADLDRPRGGMIVISQQPMLDLKQSLQPDQP